Proteins co-encoded in one Medicago truncatula cultivar Jemalong A17 chromosome 8, MtrunA17r5.0-ANR, whole genome shotgun sequence genomic window:
- the LOC11409504 gene encoding 1-aminocyclopropane-1-carboxylate oxidase homolog 1: MEVKNSNLSHENDDSTYDRNDELKVFDDSKLGVRGLMERGVTKIPRMFYSGEVNIIKNPIKNSMLNVPIIDLKDIHIDPSRRVEVINQIRTACKEWGFFQVINHGIPIDVLDETIDGIRRFHEQDPEVRKQFYNRDMKKKIVYLSTTSLYRDKSANWRDSVGCFMAPNPPKHEELPEVFRDIIMEYSKKVATLGSTISELFSETLGLHPSYLKERNYFEGIFIQGHYYPPCPEPELTMGASTHTDPAFMTIVLQEQLAGLQVLRDNQWFNVAPVHGALVVNIGDLLQLISNDNFSSVYHRVLSNHKGPRVSVAAFFGNSHDLEKASSTIYGPIKELLSEENPPIYRDTSLGEFMSHYLTKGLFGNSALQSFRL; this comes from the exons ATGGAGGTCAAAAACTCAAATTTGTCACATGAAAACGATGATTCCACATATGATAGAAATGATGAATTGAAAGTTTTTGATGATTCAAAACTTGGTGTAAGAGGTCTTATGGAGCGTGGGGTGACAAAGATCCCACGCATGTTTTATTCTGGAGAAGTAAACATCATCAAAAACCCAATCAAAAACTCAATGTTGAATGTTCCCATCATAGACCTCAAAGACATCCACATTGATCCCTCTCGTCGTGTTGAAGTAATTAACCAAATCCGAACCGCATGCAAGGAGTGGGGATTTTTTCAAGTGATTAATCATGGAATTCCCATTGATGTATTGGATGAAACAATTGATGGAATTCGTAGGTTTCATGAACAAGATCCCGAAGTAAGGAAACAATTTTATAATCGggatatgaaaaagaaaattgtttatttatcaACTACTAGCTTGTATCGAGATAAGTCTGCTAACTGGAGAGATAGTGTTGGATGTTTCATGGCTCCCAATCCGCCCAAACATGAGGAACTTCCTGAAGTATTTAG AGACATTATAATGGAATATTCCAAGAAAGTAGCGACATTAGGCAGTACCATATCTGAGTTATTTTCGGAGACTCTTGGATTGCATCCATCTTACCTCAAAGAAAGGAATTACTTCGAAGGAATTTTTATTCAAGGTCATTATTATCCACCATGTCCTGAACCTGAATTAACCATGGGTGCGTCCACACACACTGATCCTGCTTTCATGACAATAGTTCTACAAGAACAATTGGCTGGTCTTCAAGTTCTTCGAGATAATCAATGGTTTAATGTTGCTCCTGTGCACGGAGCTCTTGTTGTCAACATAGGAGATCTTCTACAG cttatatcaaatgacaattttaGTAGTGTTTATCATCGGGTGTTATCAAATCATAAAGGCCCAAGAGTTTCTGTAGCTGCCTTCTTTGGAAATTCTCATGATCTGGAGAAAGCTTCATCAACGATTTATGGTCCTATTAAAGAATTGTTATCAGAAGAGAACCCACCAATCTATAGAGATACTAGCTTAGGAGAATTCATGTCACACTATTTGACGAAGGGGCTTTTTGGGAACTCTGCATTGCAATCTTTTAGGTTGTAA